Proteins from a genomic interval of Chanodichthys erythropterus isolate Z2021 chromosome 6, ASM2448905v1, whole genome shotgun sequence:
- the LOC137021290 gene encoding ecto-ADP-ribosyltransferase 4-like produces the protein MLLIIEALLILSALGQVSLCSGMNITDINTDHVIIMIVWLQDHRAAAEEITLDMAPDSFDDQYDDDLYDGCTEKMKKLVDTEYLEKELEKSEDFKDVWEAGENQFKAGEDNLTRKQLIAMYVYTSNRVYVDFNAAVRTGKKNYKDETFTWFSLHFLLTKALQILKKTQKKSYSTIYRGTDSKFVGEKGITFRFGSFASFSLDKSEAQKYAKIPGKRSETGTCFEINDYEGAELTKYSIYIEEEVLIPPYEIFKVTDVRTNDWCSKVFVLKSVGGKSNLNCALIKHKTNIL, from the coding sequence ATGCTGCTGATCATTGAAGCTCTTCTCATTTTATCTGCTCTAGGACAGGTAAGCTTGTGTTCTGGTATGAATATTACAGACATTAATACTGATCATGTGATCATTATGATCGTGTGGCTGCAGGATCACAGAGCTGCTGCTGAAGAGATAACATTGGATATGGCACCGGACTCTTTCGATGACCAGTATGATGATGACCTGTATGATGGTTGTACAGAAAAAATGAAGAAACTGGTGGACACAGAATATCTAGAGAAAGAATTAGAAAAGTCTGAAGACTTTAAAGATGTTTGGGAAGCTGGAGAAAATCAATTCAAAGCAGGAGAAGATAACTTGACCAGGAAACAATTAATTGCTATGTATGTGTACACTTCGAATAGAGTATATGTAGACTTCAATGCAGCAGTTCGTACtggtaaaaaaaattacaaagacGAGACATTTACATGGTTTTCACTTCACTTTCTGTTAACAAAAGCACTACAGATTctgaagaaaacacaaaagaagagtTATTCAACTATTTATCGTGGTACAGATTCTAAATTTGTGGGAGAAAAAGGCATCACATTTCGTTTCGGCTCATTTGCATCCTTTTCTCTTGATAAAAGTGAAGCGCAGAAATATGCAAAGATTCCTGGAAAACGTTCTGAAACTGGAACTTGTTTTGAAATCAATGATTATGAAGGTGCTGAGTTGACAAAATATTCTATTTATATTGAGGAAGAGGTGCTGATTCCTCCTTATGAGATATTTAAAGTCACTGATGTCAGGACAAATGATTGGTGTAGTAAAGTGTTTGTGTTGAAAAGTGTTGGGGGGAAAAGTAATCTGAACTGTgctctaatcaaacacaaaacaaatattctttaa